In Candidatus Defluviibacterium haderslevense, the following are encoded in one genomic region:
- a CDS encoding ABC transporter substrate-binding protein, producing MVNIFIDQLGRKVKIKSNPKRIISLVPSITHLLYDLNLESEVVGITKFCIEPEHFLSTKKIIGGTKNPKIDSILALNPDLIIANKEENRIEDIITLESKVPVWVSDVKCMSDNLDFISKIGLCCNRESEAFHLIQKIQLGINDLKCNQSHSKRPSIVYLIWKNPYMSVGQNTFIHDMLELTGFKNTFINKLRYPVTSKDEIHKLNPDFIFLSSEPYPFKQSEFEEFKPFKTILVDGMAFSWFGSYVIKSFSYFGALNKQINPAL from the coding sequence ATTGTGAATATATTCATAGATCAATTAGGTAGAAAAGTCAAAATCAAATCAAATCCGAAACGTATTATTTCTCTTGTTCCATCTATTACTCATTTGCTTTATGATTTAAACCTTGAAAGCGAGGTTGTCGGAATTACAAAATTTTGCATCGAACCTGAACATTTCTTATCAACAAAAAAAATCATTGGTGGTACAAAAAATCCAAAAATAGACAGCATACTTGCACTCAACCCTGACCTGATCATTGCAAATAAAGAAGAAAATCGCATTGAAGACATTATTACTTTGGAAAGCAAGGTGCCCGTTTGGGTCAGTGATGTGAAATGCATGTCAGATAATTTGGATTTTATTTCAAAGATCGGATTGTGTTGTAATCGAGAATCTGAGGCATTCCATTTAATACAAAAAATTCAACTAGGTATCAATGATTTAAAATGTAATCAATCTCATTCAAAAAGACCTTCCATCGTATATTTAATTTGGAAGAATCCTTATATGTCAGTCGGTCAAAATACATTTATTCATGACATGCTTGAATTAACGGGTTTTAAAAATACATTTATTAATAAGTTAAGGTACCCGGTAACCTCAAAAGATGAAATCCATAAACTTAACCCTGATTTTATTTTTCTTTCTTCAGAACCGTACCCTTTTAAACAGTCAGAATTTGAAGAATTTAAGCCATTTAAAACAATTTTAGTTGATGGGATGGCGTTTTCCTGGTTTGGCAGTTACGTAATCAAATCTTTTTCGTATTTTGGAGCCCTTAATAAACAGATTAACCCCGCTTTATGA
- a CDS encoding pseudouridine synthase translates to MHYFVIYKPFGYLSQFTPEKDGDLTLKDLYPFPTDVYPVGRLDKDSEGLLLLTDDVTMNHLILSPDQKWSKVYWVQLEGSITDSAINKLSTSVSIRINGKIYNTKPSIVHSINGEPNLPERFPPIRFRKSLPTSWIEITITEGKNRQIRKMCASVGFPVLRIVRVKIGKIKLNGMAPGEVILLKNKFL, encoded by the coding sequence ATGCATTATTTTGTAATTTACAAACCTTTTGGCTACTTATCACAATTCACTCCAGAAAAAGATGGGGATCTTACCTTAAAAGATTTATATCCTTTTCCCACAGATGTATATCCTGTAGGTCGGTTAGATAAAGACAGTGAAGGCTTATTACTCTTAACCGATGATGTAACCATGAATCATTTAATCTTAAGTCCTGATCAAAAATGGTCCAAAGTTTATTGGGTTCAATTAGAAGGATCCATTACGGACTCAGCCATCAACAAATTATCAACATCTGTTTCCATTCGCATAAATGGGAAAATATATAATACTAAGCCAAGTATCGTTCATTCTATAAACGGGGAACCGAATTTGCCAGAACGATTCCCTCCAATACGATTTCGTAAGTCTTTGCCTACGTCTTGGATTGAGATTACTATAACTGAAGGAAAAAATCGCCAAATTCGTAAGATGTGTGCTTCGGTAGGTTTTCCTGTTTTACGAATAGTAAGGGTTAAAATAGGGAAAATTAAACTCAACGGAATGGCACCAGGTGAGGTTATTCTCTTAAAAAATAAATTTTTGTAA
- the rpmB gene encoding 50S ribosomal protein L28 — MSKVCELSGTRPMFGNKVSHSNHKTKRRFNPNLQKKTFFMPETNEWIELKITAKTLRTIDKLGLYDYMKKIAKKANA; from the coding sequence ATGTCTAAAGTATGTGAATTATCTGGAACAAGACCAATGTTTGGGAACAAAGTATCCCACTCAAATCATAAGACAAAAAGAAGATTTAATCCGAATCTTCAGAAGAAAACATTCTTCATGCCAGAAACAAATGAATGGATTGAATTAAAAATCACAGCTAAAACCCTTAGGACTATTGACAAACTAGGGCTTTACGATTACATGAAGAAAATAGCCAAAAAGGCAAATGCTTAA
- the ftsY gene encoding signal recognition particle-docking protein FtsY — protein MGFFDRFFNKEKKQDLDKGLEKTKTGFFEKISKAIAGKSTVDVEILDDLEQILITSDVGLETTIKIINRIEARVAVDKYLNAAELSTILRDEISNLLLENNTQDLEDFDTDGHKPQIILVVGVNGVGKTTSIGKLAYQFTLKGKKVMIAAGDTFRAAAEDQLKIWADRVGCSFFTKGMGADPSAVAYEATQKAIQEQVDVCIIDTAGRLHTKLNLMNELSKINRSIDKSLPGAPHEVLLVLDATTGQNAFEQCRHFTETSHVTGLILTKLDGTARGGVALGISDQFKIPIKYIGVGESIDKLQVFNRKAFIDSLFTKSDSSL, from the coding sequence ATGGGTTTTTTTGATCGATTTTTCAATAAAGAAAAAAAACAAGATCTGGACAAAGGTCTTGAAAAAACTAAAACAGGTTTTTTTGAAAAAATATCAAAAGCCATAGCAGGAAAATCAACAGTGGATGTTGAAATTCTTGATGACCTCGAACAAATTTTAATCACATCTGATGTAGGACTTGAAACTACAATTAAAATTATTAACCGAATTGAAGCTAGAGTTGCTGTTGATAAATATCTAAATGCAGCTGAATTAAGCACTATCCTGAGGGATGAGATCAGCAACTTGCTTTTAGAAAACAATACGCAAGATTTAGAAGACTTTGACACTGATGGACACAAGCCTCAAATCATCTTAGTTGTTGGGGTCAATGGTGTAGGAAAGACTACTTCCATTGGAAAATTAGCATATCAATTCACCTTAAAAGGTAAAAAAGTTATGATAGCAGCTGGTGACACATTTAGAGCAGCTGCTGAAGATCAATTAAAAATTTGGGCCGATCGAGTTGGTTGTTCGTTTTTTACAAAAGGTATGGGCGCTGATCCTTCAGCTGTAGCTTATGAAGCAACCCAAAAAGCGATTCAGGAGCAGGTTGATGTTTGCATAATTGATACAGCAGGGCGATTGCATACCAAATTAAATTTAATGAATGAATTAAGTAAAATTAATCGTTCAATCGATAAATCACTTCCAGGAGCACCACATGAAGTTCTTTTAGTTCTTGATGCCACAACAGGGCAAAATGCATTTGAACAGTGTAGACATTTTACTGAAACATCCCATGTTACTGGATTAATTCTAACTAAACTAGATGGGACTGCTCGTGGTGGAGTTGCACTTGGGATTTCAGACCAATTCAAAATCCCAATTAAGTACATCGGCGTGGGCGAATCTATTGACAAGCTTCAAGTTTTTAATAGAAAAGCATTTATCGATTCTTTGTTTACGAAATCTGATTCGTCACTCTGA
- a CDS encoding T9SS type A sorting domain-containing protein, with translation MGKIYYFFIILFIGVLFLNNASNPPNGYTGAPGDGLCSNCHTQGSSGNLSGSVDIIGLPSTITPNTDYSITLRINNTTSPLTDADRGGFQLVVLDQNNTKVGTLKTPGSSTTITPSGGRDYWEHNPAVLFNGNSSITYTVVWRSPGATGQTVTMYAASMMADKNGTTNDNDLLLTSQASGTLPQAPNVTATITQMKNPTCYGFTNGTMTVTASNGTPPYAYAWTNGQTTAMATNLGAGVHTVTVSDANLTMMVVSGTLTEPKIIEITGTGKFLTTCPKGSDGNITVSVTGGTAPYTYKWFNGNTTKTISNLRAGDYVVTITDMAMCTQTQSFTITEPFDFVIFSNILKSPACILDNTGSIKLEATGATAPYTYLWSSGETTFQINNKKAASYTCTITDNLGCKINNTTKLTVKDSIFPTIDTTPLTLYLNTAGKTVLTQSKIKLRVFDNCDTGLVIITSQDSFTCSQLGTQLINTQVTDLFGNKTIGQLKVNIMDTIAPVIITWRDSFSYRCNIIVPQVIATDNCGFAELKQISGPTKDDYFPNGRSESIFNAKDLSNNSSTKSYTVTIENPLSLSYDSILFDYCTGKNANFNLLLKSKLKDTFSLIKNNIWQGVYDTTTTLHFDHFQPSDSIIFIQDAFRCKAEQIIRFEYPDPVISLLKANITNATSCNANDGKIELEFKGNPVSGAWYDAAKNKLSNQSNNQFKVGDYFFIASDKPEGDTTACTFEFGPFSVNCIVSNNNYIQNDIQVYPNPIRELLRIKSDHKLFGYEIYNISGLSLIKDNFINNEYLISTEMFPNGVYLLKINTLNGFIMKRILIYK, from the coding sequence ATGGGTAAAATTTACTATTTTTTTATTATTTTATTTATCGGAGTTCTTTTTTTAAATAATGCATCCAATCCACCAAATGGATATACCGGAGCTCCTGGTGATGGATTGTGTTCTAATTGTCATACTCAAGGTTCAAGTGGTAATTTAAGCGGTAGTGTCGATATTATAGGCTTGCCCTCAACGATTACACCCAACACGGATTATTCAATTACTCTAAGGATTAACAATACTACTTCCCCACTTACGGATGCAGATCGGGGCGGGTTCCAATTAGTAGTCCTAGATCAGAACAATACAAAAGTCGGTACTTTAAAAACCCCTGGGAGTAGCACTACTATAACACCATCTGGGGGCCGTGATTACTGGGAGCATAATCCAGCAGTATTATTTAATGGGAATTCAAGCATTACCTATACAGTTGTATGGAGGTCCCCGGGTGCAACTGGACAAACCGTTACCATGTATGCCGCATCTATGATGGCCGATAAAAATGGCACCACAAATGACAATGACTTATTGTTGACAAGTCAAGCTTCTGGAACCCTTCCTCAGGCACCTAACGTAACAGCCACCATCACTCAAATGAAAAACCCTACTTGTTATGGTTTTACAAATGGCACAATGACTGTAACAGCCTCTAATGGCACTCCTCCATATGCTTATGCATGGACTAATGGCCAGACAACAGCTATGGCAACCAATTTAGGAGCCGGTGTACATACTGTAACCGTTTCAGATGCCAACTTAACGATGATGGTTGTTAGCGGCACATTGACAGAACCTAAAATAATAGAAATAACAGGAACAGGTAAATTTTTAACGACCTGCCCGAAAGGTAGTGATGGAAATATTACTGTTAGTGTAACAGGTGGAACTGCACCATACACATACAAATGGTTTAACGGAAACACAACTAAAACGATATCCAATTTAAGAGCTGGGGACTATGTGGTAACCATTACCGATATGGCTATGTGCACACAAACTCAATCATTCACCATTACAGAACCTTTTGATTTTGTCATTTTTAGCAATATTTTGAAATCGCCAGCTTGTATTTTAGACAACACCGGTTCAATCAAATTAGAAGCTACAGGTGCAACAGCACCATATACTTATTTATGGTCATCCGGAGAAACTACTTTTCAAATAAATAATAAAAAAGCAGCTAGCTACACCTGTACAATTACAGATAACTTAGGGTGCAAAATAAACAACACAACTAAATTGACAGTTAAAGACAGTATTTTTCCTACTATTGACACCACCCCATTGACTTTATATTTAAACACAGCTGGAAAAACTGTTTTGACACAATCCAAAATAAAATTGAGGGTTTTTGATAATTGCGATACAGGGTTGGTAATCATTACTTCACAGGATAGTTTCACTTGTTCACAATTAGGAACTCAACTGATTAATACTCAAGTGACTGATTTATTTGGAAATAAAACAATAGGACAATTAAAGGTAAATATTATGGATACGATTGCACCAGTAATTATTACTTGGCGTGATTCATTCAGTTATCGATGCAATATTATTGTACCACAAGTTATCGCTACTGACAATTGTGGGTTTGCAGAATTAAAACAAATTTCTGGTCCAACAAAAGATGATTATTTTCCAAATGGTAGAAGCGAATCCATCTTTAATGCGAAAGATTTAAGCAATAATTCCAGCACTAAGTCATATACTGTAACTATAGAAAATCCACTTAGTTTATCTTATGATAGTATTCTATTTGATTACTGTACAGGCAAAAATGCAAATTTTAATTTACTACTTAAATCAAAATTGAAGGATACCTTTTCATTGATCAAAAATAATATTTGGCAAGGAGTTTATGACACTACGACTACATTGCATTTTGATCATTTTCAACCATCAGATAGTATTATATTCATTCAAGACGCGTTTAGATGCAAAGCTGAACAAATTATACGTTTTGAATATCCAGACCCAGTTATAAGTCTTCTTAAAGCGAATATCACGAATGCTACATCTTGCAATGCTAATGATGGAAAAATCGAATTGGAATTCAAAGGAAATCCGGTATCAGGTGCTTGGTATGATGCAGCAAAAAATAAATTATCAAACCAATCAAACAACCAATTTAAAGTTGGTGATTACTTTTTCATAGCATCAGACAAACCAGAGGGCGATACCACAGCTTGTACTTTTGAATTTGGCCCATTTTCAGTAAACTGTATTGTTTCAAACAATAATTATATTCAAAACGATATTCAAGTCTATCCTAATCCAATCAGAGAATTGCTGCGTATTAAATCAGACCATAAATTATTTGGATATGAAATATATAATATTTCAGGCTTGTCTTTGATCAAGGATAATTTTATAAATAATGAGTATCTAATATCTACTGAAATGTTTCCAAATGGAGTATATCTACTTAAAATCAATACACTCAATGGATTTATTATGAAACGAATATTGATTTACAAATAA
- the lepB gene encoding signal peptidase I, whose translation MGIEAIKAWIPGVNFAEWCQAVGLKKSHALWLLFPIVNIFIIAGMSVDLVRSFRKMDFWHSALAVIYPPAMFALIAKNPQDHFVEPANSKEKEYLAQLHAAQKANEVSKVERLQKNSPYAKSIGREWIESIVFAVFAAAFLRMFILEAYVIPTPSMEGSLKVGDFLLVSKVHYGIRTPMTVAMLPLLHNTVPVIGGESYFSKPSLPYYRLPALTPVKRNDPFVFNWPVGDSVYLGKTRSWAAFQIVTSEYAKNDCKGAKLIVRPVDKKDHYIKRCVGMPGDSVQVIDRQLYINGKPGENPTHMEYMYAVRSTSTKINLKKLADWGINIYDPSANSGYFFLDQDQYNKVKSMGSDIEITPVPMTDPSVFPSNQTKWNFDNYGPIWIPAKGATVALNLENLPLFSRCISVYEHNTLVVENGQIIINGQPSTTYTFQQNYYWAMGDNRHNSEDSRAWGYVPEDHIVGKPLVIWFSLKNASLKEGINWKRIFTSANAN comes from the coding sequence ATGGGTATTGAAGCCATAAAAGCTTGGATCCCGGGTGTGAATTTCGCAGAATGGTGTCAAGCTGTTGGCCTTAAAAAATCACATGCCCTTTGGCTTTTATTCCCAATAGTAAATATTTTTATCATTGCTGGCATGAGTGTTGATTTAGTGCGGTCTTTCAGAAAAATGGATTTTTGGCACTCAGCACTTGCTGTAATTTATCCGCCAGCAATGTTTGCATTAATTGCAAAAAATCCTCAAGATCATTTTGTGGAACCCGCCAATTCTAAGGAAAAAGAATATTTAGCCCAACTTCATGCTGCACAAAAAGCAAATGAGGTTTCCAAGGTTGAACGTCTTCAGAAAAACAGTCCTTATGCTAAGTCGATCGGCCGAGAATGGATAGAATCTATTGTTTTTGCAGTTTTTGCTGCTGCTTTCCTACGTATGTTTATTTTAGAAGCCTATGTTATTCCTACACCTTCAATGGAAGGCTCATTAAAAGTTGGTGATTTCTTATTGGTCAGCAAGGTTCATTATGGTATAAGAACACCCATGACGGTTGCAATGCTGCCTTTGTTACACAATACGGTCCCTGTAATTGGTGGAGAATCATATTTTTCTAAACCATCTCTACCCTATTATCGTTTGCCTGCCCTGACCCCTGTCAAAAGAAATGATCCCTTTGTATTCAATTGGCCCGTTGGGGACAGCGTCTATTTAGGCAAAACAAGATCTTGGGCTGCATTTCAAATTGTTACTAGCGAATATGCAAAAAATGACTGTAAAGGCGCAAAGTTGATCGTTAGACCTGTTGACAAAAAAGATCATTATATCAAACGCTGTGTTGGAATGCCCGGTGATAGTGTTCAAGTAATTGATAGACAATTATATATCAATGGAAAACCAGGAGAAAACCCTACGCATATGGAATATATGTATGCAGTAAGATCAACGAGTACCAAAATCAATTTAAAAAAACTTGCAGACTGGGGTATAAATATTTACGATCCTTCTGCAAATTCTGGATACTTTTTTCTAGATCAAGACCAGTATAATAAAGTAAAATCCATGGGTAGTGATATAGAAATTACTCCAGTACCAATGACTGACCCTTCAGTTTTCCCATCCAATCAAACAAAATGGAATTTTGATAATTATGGTCCCATTTGGATTCCTGCTAAAGGAGCAACAGTAGCCTTAAATTTGGAAAATCTACCTTTGTTTTCACGTTGTATCAGCGTATACGAACATAATACTTTAGTAGTTGAAAATGGCCAAATTATAATTAATGGTCAGCCTTCAACAACTTATACCTTCCAACAAAATTATTATTGGGCTATGGGTGATAATAGACATAATTCTGAAGATTCACGTGCTTGGGGTTATGTTCCAGAAGATCACATAGTAGGAAAACCTTTAGTAATTTGGTTTAGTTTGAAAAATGCCAGCTTAAAAGAAGGAATCAATTGGAAGAGAATATTCACTTCTGCAAATGCAAATTAA
- a CDS encoding DUF4295 family protein yields MAKISKNAKVAQRGANAGSGRDFVKVIKSIKDPVTGKYTYKQLMVHKDKVKDFFEQSK; encoded by the coding sequence ATGGCTAAAATATCTAAAAACGCGAAAGTTGCGCAACGGGGAGCAAATGCAGGTTCTGGTCGTGACTTTGTAAAAGTCATCAAATCAATAAAAGATCCGGTAACCGGAAAGTATACTTACAAGCAATTAATGGTTCATAAAGATAAGGTGAAAGACTTTTTTGAGCAATCAAAATAA
- a CDS encoding S8 family peptidase, which yields MNKFGILFLLALWSNILLIAQIPHEYIVKCHNLASLEFGFDISRSKHDWTIQKISSLDPIYLVRFADYFSTQEEDQILKNNKAITIYQKNFKLNERSCKPNDPEYSKQWNLVKMQIEDIWCFKNDGVSPLGDTIVIGVIDEGFDYTLTDLKRNIFINKFEIPDNGIDDDNNDYIDDYYGFNPLSFNPGDEHNLKNHGTNIAGLVGAIGNNKIGVSGTNQNIKMLICDAANDASLITCYSYFYKMKDEYLKSEGKKGAYVIASTISLGYDTDFVDDHPLICPLYDKLGNIGILNVCATVNRPDHDVSILGDIPSLCPSLHLIAVTNTDKNDQKVLDAGFSKEFIDIGASGENVTVMGLGGTIREESGCSLSAPQVGGTIALLNQFCPKFNALSKSNPKQASLLMRQFILECGDENASLNGITTSGRRMNALKSLKCLDAYCQDSKRDTFALTIKPNPVYDDLNLDIQLEAFGNYSIKVCNILGQWIFDQSYVNQPGQSSGLKINTNGWISGVYFVVLEFEEKKISQAILKL from the coding sequence ATGAATAAATTTGGAATACTATTTCTATTAGCTTTGTGGTCCAATATTTTACTCATTGCCCAGATACCACATGAGTACATAGTCAAATGTCATAATTTAGCTTCCCTTGAATTTGGATTCGATATTTCAAGATCTAAACACGATTGGACTATCCAAAAAATATCTAGTCTTGATCCTATCTATCTAGTTCGATTTGCAGATTACTTTTCAACTCAAGAAGAAGATCAAATCCTTAAAAACAATAAAGCGATTACCATCTATCAAAAAAATTTCAAATTGAATGAAAGATCATGTAAACCAAATGATCCTGAATATTCCAAACAATGGAATTTAGTCAAAATGCAAATAGAAGATATTTGGTGCTTCAAAAATGATGGTGTTAGCCCTTTAGGTGATACCATTGTTATTGGCGTTATAGATGAAGGGTTTGACTATACCCTAACAGATTTAAAACGAAATATTTTTATTAATAAATTTGAAATTCCTGATAACGGAATTGATGATGACAATAATGATTATATTGATGATTATTATGGATTCAACCCATTATCCTTTAATCCTGGAGATGAACATAATTTAAAAAATCATGGAACAAATATTGCTGGTTTGGTTGGCGCAATTGGGAACAATAAAATAGGTGTCTCCGGAACGAATCAAAATATTAAAATGCTAATTTGTGATGCAGCAAATGATGCCTCTTTGATTACTTGCTATTCCTATTTCTATAAAATGAAAGATGAATATCTCAAATCCGAAGGAAAAAAAGGTGCTTATGTTATTGCTTCTACAATTTCATTAGGTTATGATACCGACTTTGTGGATGATCATCCTCTTATTTGTCCCCTTTATGATAAATTGGGAAATATAGGAATTCTAAACGTTTGTGCCACTGTAAACAGACCTGATCATGATGTAAGCATACTAGGTGATATCCCCTCTCTTTGCCCTAGTCTTCACTTAATAGCTGTTACCAATACGGATAAAAACGATCAAAAAGTGCTTGACGCTGGCTTTAGCAAAGAATTTATAGATATCGGAGCAAGCGGAGAAAATGTTACAGTTATGGGTTTGGGAGGAACGATACGAGAAGAAAGTGGTTGTTCCTTGTCTGCACCTCAGGTTGGTGGTACCATTGCATTATTAAATCAGTTTTGTCCAAAATTCAATGCCCTTTCTAAATCAAACCCAAAACAAGCATCCTTATTAATGAGACAGTTTATTTTGGAATGCGGTGATGAGAATGCCAGTCTCAATGGTATTACTACCAGTGGACGCAGGATGAACGCATTAAAATCATTAAAATGCCTGGATGCATATTGCCAGGATAGTAAACGGGATACATTTGCACTAACCATTAAACCTAATCCAGTTTATGATGATCTCAATTTGGATATACAACTCGAAGCTTTTGGAAATTATTCAATTAAAGTCTGTAATATACTCGGGCAATGGATTTTTGATCAAAGTTATGTCAATCAACCGGGTCAATCATCTGGTTTAAAAATCAATACAAATGGCTGGATTTCAGGAGTTTACTTTGTTGTTTTAGAATTTGAGGAGAAAAAAATAAGCCAGGCTATATTAAAATTATAA
- a CDS encoding beta-ketoacyl synthase chain length factor, which produces MKAYIKSISCISAQNSFPNSELDMLILNSTAIKHAIEPNYKDYVNAGNIRRLNRIIKMAFVTAIDAVSRANILKPDAIISGTGKGSLTDTEKFLMNLFQDHERLLNPVNFINATYNALNGLIGVQYQLSSYCNMFVHRGLSCYSAISDAMLLLNEDQSQNILINVYDEITPDHYFIKSRLEYWKSDPCEDRELLKSTSHGTTAGEGATSMILSSNKDVTTNQVCFELLGADNKASTTTISKDLLTFIQTHKPDLILCGYNGDIRFKEYVSTLQEEYKIPVLSWKPLSGEFETADGFGIWFGHSILKKGFLDDKYGFLQVNQTHSQAEFKKKIERILIYNHFFGKDHVLYFMTLETIY; this is translated from the coding sequence ATGAAAGCTTACATTAAATCTATTTCTTGTATCTCAGCTCAAAATTCATTTCCAAATAGTGAATTGGATATGTTAATTCTTAATTCTACAGCTATAAAACATGCCATAGAGCCAAATTATAAAGACTACGTTAATGCTGGTAATATCCGAAGATTAAATCGCATAATTAAAATGGCATTCGTTACAGCAATCGATGCAGTATCACGAGCCAATATTTTGAAGCCAGATGCCATCATTAGTGGGACAGGAAAAGGCAGTTTAACAGATACTGAAAAATTCTTAATGAATTTATTTCAAGACCACGAACGTTTATTAAATCCAGTGAATTTTATCAATGCAACTTATAATGCCCTGAATGGTCTCATCGGGGTTCAGTATCAATTAAGTTCCTATTGCAATATGTTTGTTCATCGCGGATTGTCATGTTATTCTGCAATAAGTGACGCCATGCTTTTATTGAATGAAGATCAAAGTCAAAATATTCTCATCAATGTCTATGATGAAATCACTCCCGATCATTATTTTATAAAGAGCAGACTTGAATATTGGAAGTCTGACCCTTGTGAAGATCGTGAATTATTAAAATCAACCTCTCATGGAACTACGGCAGGTGAAGGCGCTACATCCATGATTTTATCATCAAATAAAGATGTGACAACCAATCAGGTTTGCTTTGAATTACTCGGAGCAGATAATAAAGCATCCACTACAACCATTTCAAAAGATTTGTTAACTTTTATCCAAACGCATAAACCTGACTTAATTCTTTGTGGGTATAATGGAGACATCAGATTTAAAGAATATGTTTCAACATTACAAGAGGAATACAAAATTCCAGTTTTAAGTTGGAAACCCCTCTCTGGTGAATTTGAGACCGCAGATGGTTTTGGAATTTGGTTTGGACACAGCATATTAAAAAAAGGTTTTCTGGATGATAAATATGGTTTTCTACAGGTAAATCAAACCCACTCTCAAGCAGAATTCAAGAAAAAAATAGAGCGCATTTTAATTTACAATCATTTTTTTGGAAAAGATCATGTCTTGTATTTTATGACACTGGAAACCATCTATTGA
- the rpmG gene encoding 50S ribosomal protein L33 has protein sequence MAKKSKGNRNQIILECTEHKASGMPGTSRYITEKNRKNTPDRLELKKFNAVLRKYTIHKEIK, from the coding sequence ATGGCAAAGAAAAGTAAAGGTAATAGAAACCAAATTATACTGGAATGCACAGAGCACAAAGCTTCTGGTATGCCTGGAACTTCAAGGTATATTACCGAAAAAAATCGAAAAAATACTCCTGATCGTCTTGAACTTAAAAAATTCAATGCTGTTCTTAGAAAATATACAATTCACAAAGAAATTAAATAA